The Erigeron canadensis isolate Cc75 chromosome 1, C_canadensis_v1, whole genome shotgun sequence genome segment tattttaaacattaaacaaaataaggataactgcagaaaatagaaaatacctgtcgaccaattcacgaaaatagtagtgacctttaaaagttttactttttagagatgaattttcatttattcccgaaaatagtaacatttgacacgtgtacatGATGATATAGACATTTTCGATTAGGTGACAttttttactttctattttTTGGAGTGTCGTGAATTGGTCACTGCTATGTAATTTTTATCAGCCGTGTCATTTTTTACTGGTAAGGTACTTCTTCTCGTCATTTTCTCCTGaagctaatttttattttatagatttCTGTAGACATAGGCCGGATTTGGACCCTTTAAGATATTTCGTCGACAGATGACATAGATCCAGATAATGCAGGTCCAGAGGTTAGCTCGAACTCGAAGAGACCGCCAACAGTTTCTAAACTTAGTTGAAGAAATCGAGAAGTAACCACCTCCACCTTCAACACGTTGTCGTCAGTGTTGGAGTAATCTGACAATAAATGAGTTTATTACTcgaaagtaaaacttttaaaggtcactacTATTTTCGTAAATTGATCGAAAGAtcctttatattttttgtagttttaacaTATGTCATGTCATCAAAAAATACCAGGTAATCAAAAAATGTCCATGTCATTATGTACgtgtgtcaaatgttactatttttaaaaataaattaaaatttatttttaaaatgtaaaacatTTAAAGATCACTGTTATTTTCATGAATCGTTCGAATGAGTCTTTCTATTTTCTTATTCAAAAGAAATATTGCCCAGTCATCCAATTGTTGCAACATCGTTCTTACGCATTTAATGTAAACATCAACAAACCAGTATTTGGTCGACATATTTCTTGTCACACTTCCataaaataaactaatctaaatcattatcatttcattatattgatataaaatacttaaaaacaaacTCAAACTGCCACCTAGTTAAATTAAACAGATCACACAAAACAGAAATAGCTCCCTGATTGCTTCATTCATGAAACCAAAATCGACAACAACATATCCTTGAGTTTTTTCACCATTTCaaattgttttagtttttcgattatcctaaatactttataatcttatattcatatatcaaaatcataaagtAATGGccacttcatcatcatcatcatcatcaaacatcATGTTATCAATCCCGGATAAAAAAACCACTCCGATCGATCTCTACCGTCCATTGCGTAATTACATCGTCACCAATTACTCACAACAACAAGCCCAAAATCTAGAAGACGATCTCCAAACTGTAAACACCCTCCGTAACAACCTCCTAACTAACTCCCTAATTTCCCGCCGAGATAATCTCATCTCCTATTTCAAATCCCTAACCGCCGTTCAATCCAGATTCTTTTTTTCTAGCGATAGGAACACTCACGTGACGTTCACGTGGTACGATGCTTTTAAAACCAGAAACAAAGCTTCACAACAGGACATACATTTTGAGAAGGCTGCTGTGTTGTTTAATTTAGGTGCGGTGTATAGTcagttagggttagggtttgatCGGTCTACGGTGGATGGGAGACGAGACGCGGTTCAGGCGTTTGTTGCGAGTGCGGGCGTTTTTGGTTATCTGAGGGAGAATGCGGTGGCGAGTGGTGGTACGGTGGATGTTTCCGGTGAGTGTGTTGGGATGTTGGAGAAGTTGATGCTTGCTCAAGCTCAGGAATGCGTTTTCGAGAATAGCGTTGCCAAAGGCAGTAGTCATGGTGTTTGTGCCAAGGTTTCGAGACAGGTATATACTGTGTTCGTTTTAAATGCATTgaatgattttttatatatgtgataGTATTGATCTAGTTTGCTTAGAAAATGTGAGTTGGTATTTGATTAAGAAGTATGGCTTGTTAGATTTCCCTGGAGTTAGTGACAAATTTGACCGAGGGGTGTTGAGGTCGAGGGTTCATATCCGAAATATCTATGTGGGGGCACACTAGTCTCTTTAGGGAAAGGCAGAGCTTTACATGGGCTAAGTTTGTGTGGCGGTCAATGCTGTGAAGTGTGAAATAGTGGGGTGCGAAAAACCAGAGTTTAAAATATAGGTTTAGAAAAATAGTATGATATCTTATTGTTTTGATGGGAAAGGTATTCTTATAACTGATAGGAATTAAAATTGCTTAAAGAGAGAAGGGATAAACGGGGCGGTTTTGTTGTCTTGATAAAATGAGATATGTTTTGGGTTAAGAACTTTTTAGTATGTTTTTTGTTGTGTCGTTCATTACAGACTTGTAATGGTCATTTTTATGATGTACGGTAATGTATATTGTGAGCAATGCAGATATTCTGTTTGAACATAGTTGAGTCCCCCCTATCCCCGAGTTCAGTTATGCAAAAGCAACTAACTTTTGACCAATATAGCATTACCAAATAATAGAGTACTTGCATTTGGCTATGGTTTTATAGAAAGATTTACCTAACTGTAGGTGGGCCTCTACTATGAGGAAGCCGCAGTTGCACTAAGTGTCGCACCTCTCAGTCAGCATTTTGATAAGACATGGACGTCTCATATTCACTTAAAGGCAGCTTTATTCTATGCAGAGGCTTGTTATAGGTATAGCTTAGAGCTTCATGAGAAAGAGGAAATTGGGGAAGAAGTTGCAAGATTGAAAAGTGGCATCACCACGTTAATCGATGCCAAAAAGTCAGCTCCATGGGGTGCTCCCCAGCAAATACTTGATGTTATCAATAAGCTTGAAACAAATCTTAATTCCAATCTAGAAACGGCTATGAAGGAGAACGATAGGGTCTATCTTATGAGGGTTCCTCCAACCAGTTCGCTACAACCTCTCCCTGCATTCTCTTTGGTCAAGTCAATGGACATGAGTGATTTGTTGGATGCCAGCAAGGATACACTGTTTGCTAGTTTAGTTCCTGACAGTAGTGCCAAGGCGCTTTCAAGGTACACTGAAATGGTTGATGACATCATCAGAACTCAAACTGAGAAATTACAGCAAGGTAGTGAGCTTGCACGAGTGCACCTCAAGGAAATGAATTTACCGGATTCAGTTCTTGCTTTGGGAGGCCATTCCGTCTTGCCAACTGCTTTATGGGAAGATGTAGAAGCGGTTCAAGTTAGTGGTGGTCCAGCTGGCTTGCAAGGTGAGCTCCAACAACTCCAAGATTTGAGACGAGTGAACCATGAATTGGTGGTCCAGACCGAAGAGCTCCTCCAGAAAGAAGCAGCAGAAGATACACATTTTCGTAGCCAATTTAGGACACGATGGACCAGACCTCAGTCTAGCACTCTTACAAAGAATTTAATGGATCGGTTAAATAAGTTGGCAGCAAATTTGAAGCAAGCTGCAGACAGTGATGGTAAACTTGAACGATCTGTTAAAGCCCACATGGCACCCATGTCTATTCTAGATACCCGCCCGGTAAGCTTTCTTGAACTCTTTACATGGACTGTCGACTACTTTTATGGACTACTTTAAGACGAGTTTCTTTGCAATTTATTTGTTGAGCTATAATTGATATTTTAGATGTATCGTGCAATTCTCACAGTTCCATCTCTGATAACCTTATACTAAACACTGTGTAGTTTTACTgttcatttgatttgtaataatatattatatctgGAGTTCATCGATAATGTAGCAGTTCTATTTACTTTTGTTAAGCGCTTAAGctaatttgtttttttgaatttgTTACTTACCAGATAGAATCTGCCCTACCAACTTTGGGAAGGCCGATTATGTCATTAGATGCCAACGAAGACGCTGTCGTTGGCGCCCTAAAGCAGAGCTTGGTAAATTATCTTTTTAGTCTATGATGTGATAAGTTCTTATAATGAACTTGGTTTCATTATGTGtttctttaataatttttacaaaaaattgcCACATTTTTATACTTCTTGATAAATGAAACTTGTGGGTACCAGAAATTATAAATTCTTGCATTTGTAGATGCAATTGGAGACATTGGGTACACAAAGGGCAGGTCTGGAAGACATGCTTAAAGATATGAAGAGAAAGGTATTGCCTTCTTTCTAGTGGAGATGTTTATCTGGGATTTTCTTCGCtaattttcttttgcttttttattaatcattaataCTCTAATTTGCATTTATATCCATCGGTCTTAGGATGATATACTTCCTAAATTGATGGCTTCTAATGGATCATACGAGGATCTTTTCAGAAAAGAGATAACAAAATATGATCATATATGTGAGGAAATATCTCAAAATATTCAAGCACAAGAGCAATTATTGTTTCATATTCAGGTATTCTTTCTTACTGTTTCTTTTtctgaaaaaaatataatgttttcatttttaataccATAATTTTGATATCCTTTCTTCCATATAGTCTCAAAACAATCAGTTTGCAAGCACGTTCAGCATTGAGGACTACAGGGGTATGTGCCACTTTTAAAGTcctatgtttttgttttgttctttgtaatgcgttttttctttccatttgaTTCTCAACTCAATCTAATTTCTTTGCTCTACCGTCTGCTCTAATTTCTTTTATACAAGCCTCTCGTCTTACAGCACTGTACTTTTGGTCTGCAGCTTCTTGTGAGAAATGCTATAAGCAGATTGAGGCTGCTATAGCTAAGTATCAGGAAATTAAAGGGAATATCAACGAAGGGTTGAAGTTTTATGTCGCTCTACAGGTAATTGactttttgtattgtttttaagAAGTCAATCCCTGAGCatgaatatattaaataattgattttatacgagtaattatgAATTTGCAGGAAGCCATCACAAGCATAAAGCAGCAGGCAAGTGACTTTGCAATGACCCGAAGTATACAATGCCATGACATGATTGAAGATCTGCAGAGACAGATATCGGGTCTCAGTGTTCAAGATGGTAGAAATTCGAGCACACACAATGACTCTTCCCAACCCAGGCCCGCTATAAATCCCTATGTGCTCCATCCTCAAACGCCTTATTATCAGCCACCACCATCAGGATACACTCAGCAACCACCTCCTTACAACATGCCACCACCTAGCGGATCTTCGTACCCACCTCAAACAGGCCAACAATCGGGACCCAGTGGGTCCGAATACGGCCAGCCCACTTACCTGGGTCGGCAGGGGTCATACTACAATGCACCAGGTCAGCAACCAGGATCTTTCCCCAGGCCTCCGAACCAGAGTGGCTACTATAAACAATGATTTGTGTATATAATATCTTATTTTGGGGGTTCTGTGGTATATTTTTTACTTGTGCATATGATGTGTATAATGCAACTGAAATTgtgttaatttatttgtttggttTATATAGTACAGACACCCAAATTAGTGGATATATGGTATCTTGACTAACCATAATATGCGTCACATTTGTGAACTTCATTTACATGTAGATGTTTTTTAAGTTGCCAGTATTCAAAGCAAACAGAGCGATGTGTGCAGTATTTGGTTACTCAAGATAATTAATGGTTGTTTGATTATAAAGTTTATAGTCCTTTTAAATTTCTCGTAATAGGTAAGGTTATGGCAGGAGATGATATACAACCAATGGTCTTAAGTtctctaatatatatttttttattattatactattattattttgaatacaAACTGCAAGAGTGttttcaataaatgaaattATCATGTGAATGAAATTTATTACTCAACTAACCTGTTGACGTTATGCTGCCTAACATGCCCACCAGCCCATGAGTATTATACCAAGTGCGTGCTTATACGAATGTTTGCTAATACGAACTAGATTAAATTGATACAATGAGTTTCATGCCAAATGTTCTTCACAAGAATTTATAAGCAACTCGATCGTCTCCTATGAAGGAAAAACGTGACCAATATATACACTTGAAGTATCCTTATTTCACGGGGGACATTCAACGTAGAATGGTTTCTTGGATTATGTGTAGACGCGTGAAATTTTAAGGCTAAGTGAGGTGATTGGTGTCAACACCCCACTGAGAGAAATTGATGTGTTTTGGTTAAAAGACTAACACGACTTGAGGTGTATTCTAGTCGATAGTTGTTTTGTTGGATCTTTTCTCTATATGGTTTcgttgtttttattttgataaaaggGATTTTACCCTGGTTAGCTTGGTTTCGTTGGTTGTTTTACACGATTCCTGATTCTTGCAACAGAGACATGTTTGTTATACATGAACATCTACTACGAAGTTGctattaaaaagaataacatAACTTGGACCAAAAACCAAGAATCATCCTATCTTGCTGATGTATTTATAAGTTACATAAGTTAATTCAGTTTCACACTAACTATTCTATCTTGCACTACAACAGCAGCACTCTATAACTACGGCTAAATCCGTTGCAATAAACCCTACCACAATGGAATCACCACGGATTTCGTCAGTTTGAAAAAGTTGTGTGCTTAAAGCACATAGCAACGAGATTTGTGACAAAGCAATATTTAGGGAAAACATTGCTTCC includes the following:
- the LOC122585696 gene encoding vacuolar-sorting protein BRO1-like, with translation MATSSSSSSSNIMLSIPDKKTTPIDLYRPLRNYIVTNYSQQQAQNLEDDLQTVNTLRNNLLTNSLISRRDNLISYFKSLTAVQSRFFFSSDRNTHVTFTWYDAFKTRNKASQQDIHFEKAAVLFNLGAVYSQLGLGFDRSTVDGRRDAVQAFVASAGVFGYLRENAVASGGTVDVSGECVGMLEKLMLAQAQECVFENSVAKGSSHGVCAKVSRQVGLYYEEAAVALSVAPLSQHFDKTWTSHIHLKAALFYAEACYRYSLELHEKEEIGEEVARLKSGITTLIDAKKSAPWGAPQQILDVINKLETNLNSNLETAMKENDRVYLMRVPPTSSLQPLPAFSLVKSMDMSDLLDASKDTLFASLVPDSSAKALSRYTEMVDDIIRTQTEKLQQGSELARVHLKEMNLPDSVLALGGHSVLPTALWEDVEAVQVSGGPAGLQGELQQLQDLRRVNHELVVQTEELLQKEAAEDTHFRSQFRTRWTRPQSSTLTKNLMDRLNKLAANLKQAADSDGKLERSVKAHMAPMSILDTRPIESALPTLGRPIMSLDANEDAVVGALKQSLMQLETLGTQRAGLEDMLKDMKRKDDILPKLMASNGSYEDLFRKEITKYDHICEEISQNIQAQEQLLFHIQSQNNQFASTFSIEDYRASCEKCYKQIEAAIAKYQEIKGNINEGLKFYVALQEAITSIKQQASDFAMTRSIQCHDMIEDLQRQISGLSVQDGRNSSTHNDSSQPRPAINPYVLHPQTPYYQPPPSGYTQQPPPYNMPPPSGSSYPPQTGQQSGPSGSEYGQPTYLGRQGSYYNAPGQQPGSFPRPPNQSGYYKQ